A part of Thermodesulfobacteriota bacterium genomic DNA contains:
- a CDS encoding thermonuclease family protein, whose translation MNTRRRKTLYLLFVIFIFVAYYIFQQADKTPDSAEYRVIEVLDGDTVVIDDPKRSRVRYLGIDTPEIALEDSPGEPMAKEAWDYNSKLVEGQSVKLEFDEKQYDPYGRILAHVYVDGLLVNEELLKQGFATVLIIEPNDMYSDKIYDAVNLAKSQKKGLWGNLQGLQPPKGYHRFKVEPDDARQFTGENIVVSGEIVGARKSPNVIVLNMEDTLNIVIFPQDWDNFSHFDITPEDHYLGKSVEVIGRVKMHRGKPSINVNHPMLLRSTD comes from the coding sequence ATGAACACAAGACGAAGAAAAACTCTTTATTTACTATTTGTTATCTTTATTTTTGTAGCCTATTACATTTTTCAACAAGCAGATAAAACTCCTGATTCCGCTGAATATAGAGTTATAGAAGTACTTGATGGTGATACAGTTGTAATTGATGATCCAAAAAGATCGCGCGTAAGATATTTAGGAATAGACACCCCGGAAATAGCCCTTGAAGACTCGCCTGGAGAGCCTATGGCTAAAGAGGCTTGGGATTATAATTCTAAACTAGTTGAGGGTCAGAGTGTGAAGCTTGAGTTTGATGAGAAACAATATGACCCGTATGGAAGAATTCTAGCGCATGTCTACGTTGACGGACTATTAGTGAATGAGGAGCTACTAAAACAGGGCTTTGCCACTGTTCTTATTATAGAACCTAACGATATGTATTCTGATAAAATTTATGATGCAGTGAATTTGGCCAAAAGTCAGAAAAAGGGTTTATGGGGAAATCTCCAAGGTTTGCAGCCTCCTAAGGGATATCATCGTTTTAAGGTAGAACCTGATGATGCGAGGCAATTTACAGGAGAAAATATAGTTGTGTCAGGCGAAATAGTGGGCGCTCGTAAATCTCCAAATGTTATTGTCCTAAATATGGAAGACACCCTAAATATAGTAATTTTCCCGCAGGATTGGGATAATTTCTCACACTTTGATATAACGCCTGAAGATCATTATTTGGGAAAGAGTGTAGAGGTAATAGGAAGAGTAAAAATGCACAGAGGAAAGCCTAGTATCAATGTTAATCATCCAATGCTTTTAAGGAGCACCGATTGA